In a genomic window of Brassica rapa cultivar Chiifu-401-42 chromosome A10, CAAS_Brap_v3.01, whole genome shotgun sequence:
- the LOC103845078 gene encoding glucosidase 2 subunit beta isoform X1: MRVLLSFLLLLLASSAIRSSSSPVTDDPFLGISPLDEKYYKSSSEIKCKDGSKRFTRAQLNDDFCDCADGTDEPGTSACPNGKFYCRNAGHSPLVLFSSRVNDGICDCCDGSDEYDGIVTCSNTCWEAGKAARENLKKKIDTYNQGVVIRRKEIEQAKVGLEKDEAELKKLKSEEKILKGLVQQLKERKEQIEKIGEKDRLEKEKEEKERKEAELAAQPGNGTSEEKTDDNGKVEGSTAGEEMPGVSQDDEILDENEHHDETGRYKDLDTDEEPAAEAEPTSVLEEGTHTNPANQHVVETKEESPSSEDLITAGSQHDGSTKKEESDEVKKVEDIVSEKKEELSKEELGRLVASRWTGEKSDTPSEADEDSKADDHENHDHTPTSPQEVEEDDGFVSDGDEETGDDGKYSDHEPEDDTYEEEYRHDSTSSYKSDGEDDLDLSETTSSPTWLEKIQKTVKNILQAVNLFQTTPVDKSEADRVRKEYDESSSKLKKIQSRVSSLEKKLKQDFGPEKEFYSFHGRCFESKQGKYTYKVCAYKEATQEEGYSKTQLGGWEKFENSYQFMTYTNGDKCWNGPDRSLKIKLRCGLKNELMDVDEPSRCEYAAVLSTPARCLEDKLKELQEKLEKLMNQDQPQKHDEL; the protein is encoded by the exons ATGAGAGTACTACTatccttccttcttcttctccttgctTCTTCTGCTATTAGATCGAGCTCGTCCCCCGTGACCGATGATCCGTTTCTCGGCATTTCTCCTCTAG ATGAGAAGTATTACAAATCATCTTCGGAGATTAAGTGCAAGGACGGATCAAAGAGATTCACCAGAGCTCAGCTCAACGACGATTTCTGCGACTGTGCAGACGGCACTGACGAGCCAG GCACCTCAGCTTGTCCTAATGGCAAGTTCTATTGTCGGAACGCAGGCCATTCTcctttagttttgttttcttccagagtcaatgatggtATCTGCG ATTGTTGTGATGGAAGTGATGAGTATGATGGTATAGTGACATGCTCAAATACATGCTGGGAAGCTGGGAAAGCTGCTCGAGAGAATCTTAAGAAGAAAATCGATACCTATAATCAAGGGGTTGTGATCAGGAGGAAGGAGATCGAGCAGGCGAAAGTGGGTCTGGAGAAAGATGAAGCTGAACTAAAGAAGCTGAAAAGCGAGGAGAAGATTTTGAAAGGACTTGTCCAGCAGCTTAAAG AGCGTAAAGAACAAATTGAGAAGATAGGGGAGAAGGACCGTCTAGAGaaagaaaaggaagagaagGAAAGAAAAGAGGCTGAATTAGCAGCCCAGCCGGGAAATGGGACGAGTGAGGAGAAGACAGATGACAATGGAAAAGTTGAAGGAAGCACAGCCGGTGAAGAGATGCCTGGAGTTTCACAGGACGACGAAATTCTGGATGAAAACGAACATCATGATGAGACTGGTAGATACAAGGACTTGGATACAGATGAG GAGCCAGCAGCTGAAGCTGAACCAACAAGTGTATTGGAAGAGGGAACGCACACTAATCCTGCAAACCAG CATGTTGTGGAGACGAAGGAGGAATCTCCCTCATCTGAGGATCTCATCACAGCTGGATCTCAACATGATGGTAGTACCAAAAAGGAGGAATCAGACGAGGTGAAGAAGGTG GAGGATATTGTATCGGAGAAGAAGGAAGAGTTGTCAAAGGAGGAATTGGGGCGTCTTGTTGCCTCTCGTTGGACAGGAGAGAAGTCTGATACGCCATCTGAGGCAGATGAGGACTCGAAAGCTGATGATCATGAAAACCATGACCACACGCCCACCAGTCCACAGGAAGTAGAGGAAGATGATGGATTTGTGTCAGATGGTGACGAGGAAACAGGCGACGATGGAAAATACAGCGACCATGAACCCGAAGATGATACCTATGAAGAGGAGTATCGCCATGATTCTACTTCTTCCTACAAATCTGATGGGGAGGATGATCTCGATTTATCAG AGACAACCTCTAGTCCTACCTGGTTGGAGAAGATACAAAAGACCGTCAAGAACATTTTACAGGCTGTGAATTTATTCCAAACCACCCCAGTGGACAAATCAG AGGCTGATCGGGTACGCAAGGAATACGATGAGTCGAGCTCAAAGCTTAAGAAAATACAGTCAAGGGTTTCGAGCTTAGAAAAGAAGCTAAAACAAGACTTTG GACCGGAGAAAGAGTTCTATTCATTCCATGGTCGTTGTTTTGAGAGCAAACAGGGCAA GTATACTTACAAAGTCTGTGCATATAAAGAAGCAACACAAGAGGAGGGCTATTCAAAGACTCAGCTAGG GGGATGGGAAAAGTTTGAGAACTCGTATCAGTTCATGACATATACAAACGGAGATAAGTGTTGGAACGGTCCCGATAGAAGCCTAAAG ATCAAGCTAAGATGTGGGTTGAAAAATGAGCTTATGGATGTTGATGAACCAAGTCGTTGCGA ATATGCGGCAGTTTTATCTACTCCAGCTCGGTGTCTAGAAGATAAACTTAAA GAACTACAAGAAAAGCTCGAGAAGTTGATGAACCAAGACCAACCTCAGAAGCACGACGAACTATGA
- the LOC103845078 gene encoding glucosidase 2 subunit beta isoform X3, with the protein MRVLLSFLLLLLASSAIRSSSSPVTDDPFLGISPLDEKYYKSSSEIKCKDGSKRFTRAQLNDDFCDCADGTDEPGTSACPNGKFYCRNAGHSPLVLFSSRVNDGICDCCDGSDEYDGIVTCSNTCWEAGKAARENLKKKIDTYNQGVVIRRKEIEQAKVGLEKDEAELKKLKSEEKILKGLVQQLKERKEQIEKIGEKDRLEKEKEEKERKEAELAAQPGNGTSEEKTDDNGKVEGSTAGEEMPGVSQDDEILDENEHHDETGRYKDLDTDEEPAAEAEPTSVLEEGTHTNPANQHVVETKEESPSSEDLITAGSQHDGSTKKEESDEEEDIVSEKKEELSKEELGRLVASRWTGEKSDTPSEADEDSKADDHENHDHTPTSPQEVEEDDGFVSDGDEETGDDGKYSDHEPEDDTYEEEYRHDSTSSYKSDGEDDLDLSETTSSPTWLEKIQKTVKNILQAVNLFQTTPVDKSEADRVRKEYDESSSKLKKIQSRVSSLEKKLKQDFGPEKEFYSFHGRCFESKQGKYTYKVCAYKEATQEEGYSKTQLGGWEKFENSYQFMTYTNGDKCWNGPDRSLKIKLRCGLKNELMDVDEPSRCEYAAVLSTPARCLEDKLKELQEKLEKLMNQDQPQKHDEL; encoded by the exons ATGAGAGTACTACTatccttccttcttcttctccttgctTCTTCTGCTATTAGATCGAGCTCGTCCCCCGTGACCGATGATCCGTTTCTCGGCATTTCTCCTCTAG ATGAGAAGTATTACAAATCATCTTCGGAGATTAAGTGCAAGGACGGATCAAAGAGATTCACCAGAGCTCAGCTCAACGACGATTTCTGCGACTGTGCAGACGGCACTGACGAGCCAG GCACCTCAGCTTGTCCTAATGGCAAGTTCTATTGTCGGAACGCAGGCCATTCTcctttagttttgttttcttccagagtcaatgatggtATCTGCG ATTGTTGTGATGGAAGTGATGAGTATGATGGTATAGTGACATGCTCAAATACATGCTGGGAAGCTGGGAAAGCTGCTCGAGAGAATCTTAAGAAGAAAATCGATACCTATAATCAAGGGGTTGTGATCAGGAGGAAGGAGATCGAGCAGGCGAAAGTGGGTCTGGAGAAAGATGAAGCTGAACTAAAGAAGCTGAAAAGCGAGGAGAAGATTTTGAAAGGACTTGTCCAGCAGCTTAAAG AGCGTAAAGAACAAATTGAGAAGATAGGGGAGAAGGACCGTCTAGAGaaagaaaaggaagagaagGAAAGAAAAGAGGCTGAATTAGCAGCCCAGCCGGGAAATGGGACGAGTGAGGAGAAGACAGATGACAATGGAAAAGTTGAAGGAAGCACAGCCGGTGAAGAGATGCCTGGAGTTTCACAGGACGACGAAATTCTGGATGAAAACGAACATCATGATGAGACTGGTAGATACAAGGACTTGGATACAGATGAG GAGCCAGCAGCTGAAGCTGAACCAACAAGTGTATTGGAAGAGGGAACGCACACTAATCCTGCAAACCAG CATGTTGTGGAGACGAAGGAGGAATCTCCCTCATCTGAGGATCTCATCACAGCTGGATCTCAACATGATGGTAGTACCAAAAAGGAGGAATCAGACGAG GAGGAGGATATTGTATCGGAGAAGAAGGAAGAGTTGTCAAAGGAGGAATTGGGGCGTCTTGTTGCCTCTCGTTGGACAGGAGAGAAGTCTGATACGCCATCTGAGGCAGATGAGGACTCGAAAGCTGATGATCATGAAAACCATGACCACACGCCCACCAGTCCACAGGAAGTAGAGGAAGATGATGGATTTGTGTCAGATGGTGACGAGGAAACAGGCGACGATGGAAAATACAGCGACCATGAACCCGAAGATGATACCTATGAAGAGGAGTATCGCCATGATTCTACTTCTTCCTACAAATCTGATGGGGAGGATGATCTCGATTTATCAG AGACAACCTCTAGTCCTACCTGGTTGGAGAAGATACAAAAGACCGTCAAGAACATTTTACAGGCTGTGAATTTATTCCAAACCACCCCAGTGGACAAATCAG AGGCTGATCGGGTACGCAAGGAATACGATGAGTCGAGCTCAAAGCTTAAGAAAATACAGTCAAGGGTTTCGAGCTTAGAAAAGAAGCTAAAACAAGACTTTG GACCGGAGAAAGAGTTCTATTCATTCCATGGTCGTTGTTTTGAGAGCAAACAGGGCAA GTATACTTACAAAGTCTGTGCATATAAAGAAGCAACACAAGAGGAGGGCTATTCAAAGACTCAGCTAGG GGGATGGGAAAAGTTTGAGAACTCGTATCAGTTCATGACATATACAAACGGAGATAAGTGTTGGAACGGTCCCGATAGAAGCCTAAAG ATCAAGCTAAGATGTGGGTTGAAAAATGAGCTTATGGATGTTGATGAACCAAGTCGTTGCGA ATATGCGGCAGTTTTATCTACTCCAGCTCGGTGTCTAGAAGATAAACTTAAA GAACTACAAGAAAAGCTCGAGAAGTTGATGAACCAAGACCAACCTCAGAAGCACGACGAACTATGA
- the LOC103845078 gene encoding glucosidase 2 subunit beta isoform X2 produces the protein MRVLLSFLLLLLASSAIRSSSSPVTDDPFLGISPLDEKYYKSSSEIKCKDGSKRFTRAQLNDDFCDCADGTDEPGTSACPNGKFYCRNAGHSPLVLFSSRVNDGICDCCDGSDEYDGIVTCSNTCWEAGKAARENLKKKIDTYNQGVVIRRKEIEQAKVGLEKDEAELKKLKSEEKILKGLVQQLKERKEQIEKIGEKDRLEKEKEEKERKEAELAAQPGNGTSEEKTDDNGKVEGSTAGEEMPGVSQDDEILDENEHHDETGRYKDLDTDEEPAAEAEPTSVLEEGTHTNPANQHVVETKEESPSSEDLITAGSQHDGSTKKEESDEVKKEEDIVSEKKEELSKEELGRLVASRWTGEKSDTPSEADEDSKADDHENHDHTPTSPQEVEEDDGFVSDGDEETGDDGKYSDHEPEDDTYEEEYRHDSTSSYKSDGEDDLDLSETTSSPTWLEKIQKTVKNILQAVNLFQTTPVDKSEADRVRKEYDESSSKLKKIQSRVSSLEKKLKQDFGPEKEFYSFHGRCFESKQGKYTYKVCAYKEATQEEGYSKTQLGGWEKFENSYQFMTYTNGDKCWNGPDRSLKIKLRCGLKNELMDVDEPSRCEYAAVLSTPARCLEDKLKELQEKLEKLMNQDQPQKHDEL, from the exons ATGAGAGTACTACTatccttccttcttcttctccttgctTCTTCTGCTATTAGATCGAGCTCGTCCCCCGTGACCGATGATCCGTTTCTCGGCATTTCTCCTCTAG ATGAGAAGTATTACAAATCATCTTCGGAGATTAAGTGCAAGGACGGATCAAAGAGATTCACCAGAGCTCAGCTCAACGACGATTTCTGCGACTGTGCAGACGGCACTGACGAGCCAG GCACCTCAGCTTGTCCTAATGGCAAGTTCTATTGTCGGAACGCAGGCCATTCTcctttagttttgttttcttccagagtcaatgatggtATCTGCG ATTGTTGTGATGGAAGTGATGAGTATGATGGTATAGTGACATGCTCAAATACATGCTGGGAAGCTGGGAAAGCTGCTCGAGAGAATCTTAAGAAGAAAATCGATACCTATAATCAAGGGGTTGTGATCAGGAGGAAGGAGATCGAGCAGGCGAAAGTGGGTCTGGAGAAAGATGAAGCTGAACTAAAGAAGCTGAAAAGCGAGGAGAAGATTTTGAAAGGACTTGTCCAGCAGCTTAAAG AGCGTAAAGAACAAATTGAGAAGATAGGGGAGAAGGACCGTCTAGAGaaagaaaaggaagagaagGAAAGAAAAGAGGCTGAATTAGCAGCCCAGCCGGGAAATGGGACGAGTGAGGAGAAGACAGATGACAATGGAAAAGTTGAAGGAAGCACAGCCGGTGAAGAGATGCCTGGAGTTTCACAGGACGACGAAATTCTGGATGAAAACGAACATCATGATGAGACTGGTAGATACAAGGACTTGGATACAGATGAG GAGCCAGCAGCTGAAGCTGAACCAACAAGTGTATTGGAAGAGGGAACGCACACTAATCCTGCAAACCAG CATGTTGTGGAGACGAAGGAGGAATCTCCCTCATCTGAGGATCTCATCACAGCTGGATCTCAACATGATGGTAGTACCAAAAAGGAGGAATCAGACGAGGTGAAGAAG GAGGAGGATATTGTATCGGAGAAGAAGGAAGAGTTGTCAAAGGAGGAATTGGGGCGTCTTGTTGCCTCTCGTTGGACAGGAGAGAAGTCTGATACGCCATCTGAGGCAGATGAGGACTCGAAAGCTGATGATCATGAAAACCATGACCACACGCCCACCAGTCCACAGGAAGTAGAGGAAGATGATGGATTTGTGTCAGATGGTGACGAGGAAACAGGCGACGATGGAAAATACAGCGACCATGAACCCGAAGATGATACCTATGAAGAGGAGTATCGCCATGATTCTACTTCTTCCTACAAATCTGATGGGGAGGATGATCTCGATTTATCAG AGACAACCTCTAGTCCTACCTGGTTGGAGAAGATACAAAAGACCGTCAAGAACATTTTACAGGCTGTGAATTTATTCCAAACCACCCCAGTGGACAAATCAG AGGCTGATCGGGTACGCAAGGAATACGATGAGTCGAGCTCAAAGCTTAAGAAAATACAGTCAAGGGTTTCGAGCTTAGAAAAGAAGCTAAAACAAGACTTTG GACCGGAGAAAGAGTTCTATTCATTCCATGGTCGTTGTTTTGAGAGCAAACAGGGCAA GTATACTTACAAAGTCTGTGCATATAAAGAAGCAACACAAGAGGAGGGCTATTCAAAGACTCAGCTAGG GGGATGGGAAAAGTTTGAGAACTCGTATCAGTTCATGACATATACAAACGGAGATAAGTGTTGGAACGGTCCCGATAGAAGCCTAAAG ATCAAGCTAAGATGTGGGTTGAAAAATGAGCTTATGGATGTTGATGAACCAAGTCGTTGCGA ATATGCGGCAGTTTTATCTACTCCAGCTCGGTGTCTAGAAGATAAACTTAAA GAACTACAAGAAAAGCTCGAGAAGTTGATGAACCAAGACCAACCTCAGAAGCACGACGAACTATGA
- the LOC103845078 gene encoding glucosidase 2 subunit beta isoform X4 codes for MRVLLSFLLLLLASSAIRSSSSPVTDDPFLGISPLDEKYYKSSSEIKCKDGSKRFTRAQLNDDFCDCADGTDEPGTSACPNGKFYCRNAGHSPLVLFSSRVNDGICDCCDGSDEYDGIVTCSNTCWEAGKAARENLKKKIDTYNQGVVIRRKEIEQAKVGLEKDEAELKKLKSEEKILKGLVQQLKERKEQIEKIGEKDRLEKEKEEKERKEAELAAQPGNGTSEEKTDDNGKVEGSTAGEEMPGVSQDDEILDENEHHDETGRYKDLDTDEEPAAEAEPTSVLEEGTHTNPANQHVVETKEESPSSEDLITAGSQHDGSTKKEESDEEDIVSEKKEELSKEELGRLVASRWTGEKSDTPSEADEDSKADDHENHDHTPTSPQEVEEDDGFVSDGDEETGDDGKYSDHEPEDDTYEEEYRHDSTSSYKSDGEDDLDLSETTSSPTWLEKIQKTVKNILQAVNLFQTTPVDKSEADRVRKEYDESSSKLKKIQSRVSSLEKKLKQDFGPEKEFYSFHGRCFESKQGKYTYKVCAYKEATQEEGYSKTQLGGWEKFENSYQFMTYTNGDKCWNGPDRSLKIKLRCGLKNELMDVDEPSRCEYAAVLSTPARCLEDKLKELQEKLEKLMNQDQPQKHDEL; via the exons ATGAGAGTACTACTatccttccttcttcttctccttgctTCTTCTGCTATTAGATCGAGCTCGTCCCCCGTGACCGATGATCCGTTTCTCGGCATTTCTCCTCTAG ATGAGAAGTATTACAAATCATCTTCGGAGATTAAGTGCAAGGACGGATCAAAGAGATTCACCAGAGCTCAGCTCAACGACGATTTCTGCGACTGTGCAGACGGCACTGACGAGCCAG GCACCTCAGCTTGTCCTAATGGCAAGTTCTATTGTCGGAACGCAGGCCATTCTcctttagttttgttttcttccagagtcaatgatggtATCTGCG ATTGTTGTGATGGAAGTGATGAGTATGATGGTATAGTGACATGCTCAAATACATGCTGGGAAGCTGGGAAAGCTGCTCGAGAGAATCTTAAGAAGAAAATCGATACCTATAATCAAGGGGTTGTGATCAGGAGGAAGGAGATCGAGCAGGCGAAAGTGGGTCTGGAGAAAGATGAAGCTGAACTAAAGAAGCTGAAAAGCGAGGAGAAGATTTTGAAAGGACTTGTCCAGCAGCTTAAAG AGCGTAAAGAACAAATTGAGAAGATAGGGGAGAAGGACCGTCTAGAGaaagaaaaggaagagaagGAAAGAAAAGAGGCTGAATTAGCAGCCCAGCCGGGAAATGGGACGAGTGAGGAGAAGACAGATGACAATGGAAAAGTTGAAGGAAGCACAGCCGGTGAAGAGATGCCTGGAGTTTCACAGGACGACGAAATTCTGGATGAAAACGAACATCATGATGAGACTGGTAGATACAAGGACTTGGATACAGATGAG GAGCCAGCAGCTGAAGCTGAACCAACAAGTGTATTGGAAGAGGGAACGCACACTAATCCTGCAAACCAG CATGTTGTGGAGACGAAGGAGGAATCTCCCTCATCTGAGGATCTCATCACAGCTGGATCTCAACATGATGGTAGTACCAAAAAGGAGGAATCAGACGAG GAGGATATTGTATCGGAGAAGAAGGAAGAGTTGTCAAAGGAGGAATTGGGGCGTCTTGTTGCCTCTCGTTGGACAGGAGAGAAGTCTGATACGCCATCTGAGGCAGATGAGGACTCGAAAGCTGATGATCATGAAAACCATGACCACACGCCCACCAGTCCACAGGAAGTAGAGGAAGATGATGGATTTGTGTCAGATGGTGACGAGGAAACAGGCGACGATGGAAAATACAGCGACCATGAACCCGAAGATGATACCTATGAAGAGGAGTATCGCCATGATTCTACTTCTTCCTACAAATCTGATGGGGAGGATGATCTCGATTTATCAG AGACAACCTCTAGTCCTACCTGGTTGGAGAAGATACAAAAGACCGTCAAGAACATTTTACAGGCTGTGAATTTATTCCAAACCACCCCAGTGGACAAATCAG AGGCTGATCGGGTACGCAAGGAATACGATGAGTCGAGCTCAAAGCTTAAGAAAATACAGTCAAGGGTTTCGAGCTTAGAAAAGAAGCTAAAACAAGACTTTG GACCGGAGAAAGAGTTCTATTCATTCCATGGTCGTTGTTTTGAGAGCAAACAGGGCAA GTATACTTACAAAGTCTGTGCATATAAAGAAGCAACACAAGAGGAGGGCTATTCAAAGACTCAGCTAGG GGGATGGGAAAAGTTTGAGAACTCGTATCAGTTCATGACATATACAAACGGAGATAAGTGTTGGAACGGTCCCGATAGAAGCCTAAAG ATCAAGCTAAGATGTGGGTTGAAAAATGAGCTTATGGATGTTGATGAACCAAGTCGTTGCGA ATATGCGGCAGTTTTATCTACTCCAGCTCGGTGTCTAGAAGATAAACTTAAA GAACTACAAGAAAAGCTCGAGAAGTTGATGAACCAAGACCAACCTCAGAAGCACGACGAACTATGA
- the LOC103846132 gene encoding probable FBD-associated F-box protein At1g32375, producing the protein MGMDRMDMLSDLPDALLVKILSSLPTKQVVSTMLLSKRWQFLWMFVSRLDYSDDDMCQDGRFLRFLYSSLLLHQAKVLESFTLKLSGNSRGIDLGVCVTPAVNRSVRELTIEIDASSTETQFILPRSLYTTGSRTLVTLKLQNAVLVDASEMVSFPLLKTLSLISMKYPRDAFIRRLLSSCPVLEDLFVVKCLGDNVACLVVKVPSLKFLTVRTTAEVDYHQGLVLDVPSLEFLDIVDYTDGFCLVENSIHKVVEAHLDVTYSNPQQLLASLTSLVQLSLCLTTSMDAHFDGTIFRQLEQLKVCTCETTELLDLLMRLLKAAPKLRIIVLEHFHGIRTGDPILGWNQPSRVPECLLSTLEYFDWRQYGGTEEEKQLAR; encoded by the exons ATGGGGATGGATCGTATGGATATGCTAAGTGATCTACCTGATGCCCTCCTCGTGAAGATACTATCCTCACTGCCTACGAAACAAGTTGTGTCAACAATGCTTTTGTCAAAAAGATGGCAGTTTCTTTGGATGTTTGTGTCAAGACTCGATTACAGTGACGATGACATGTGCCAAGACGGGAGGTTCTTGCGGTTTCTCTACAGCTCTTTGCTGCTGCACCAAGCTAAGGTTCTTGAGAGTTTTACTTTGAAGCTTAGTGGAAACTCTAGGGGTATAGATCTTGGAGTATGTGTTACACCTGCTGTTAATCGCTCTGTGCGTGAGCTGACTATAGAGATTGATGCTTCTTCTACTGAAACTCAATTCATACTTCCGAGGAGCTTGTATACAACAGGCTCTAGAACGCTTGTGACTTTAAAGCTACAGAACGCGGTTCTTGTGGATGCGTCAGAGATGGTTTCTTTCCCTTTACTTAAAACTCTGAGCCTTATATCAATGAA GTACCCACGTGATGCGTTTATCCGCAGGCTTCTGTCCAGTTGTCCTGTTCTTGAAGACTTGTTTGTAGTCAAATGCCTCGGTGACAATGTGGCATGTTTGGTGGTTAAAGTGCCTTCTTTAAAGTTTCTAACCGTGCGTACCACAGCAGAAGTAGACTACCATCAGGGTTTGGTGCTCGATGTTCCTTCTTTGGAGTTCTTGGACATTGTTGATTATACAGATGGATTTTGTCTCGTTGAGAACAGTAT CCATAAGGTGGTAGAGGCCCATCTTGATGTGACTTATAGTAATCCTCAGCAGCTTCTTGCTTCCCTTACTTCACTCGTGCAGCTTTCATTATGTTTAACGACTTCAATG GATGCACATTTCGATGGAACAATATTTAGACAGCTTGAACAGTTGAAAGTATGTACTTGCGAGACCACCGAGTTGTTGGATCTACTTATGCGTCTACTCAAAGCTGCTCCTAAGCTAAGGATTATCGTCCTTGAACAT TTCCATGGCATTAGAACTGGAGATCCGATCCTGGGCTGGAACCAACCGAGTCGTGTTCCTGAATGTCTATTGTCTACTCTTGAATATTTTGACTGGAGGCAATACGGAGGAACAGAAGAGGAGAAACAACTGGCAAGATAA
- the LOC103845079 gene encoding FBD-associated F-box protein At4g10400, with the protein MDKISRFPDELLVKVLTFLPTKEAVSTSILSKRWEHLWKWLPKLEYDDQHYSESERKRLRCFIVRSLPLHKAHVIESLRLKLSNYFKPQVIKWIVATAVSRNVRELDISYSSYPEKLNTLPSNLYTSKSLVVLKLSDWILLAVPPMVCLPSLKTLQLQQVAYFNEESLQRLLSNCPALEELKVDIWKDDNTRKFTIVVPSLQRLSLFIPFDYGIDGLVIKTPSLKYFKLRIHSSISHYCLVEHMPNLIEAYIDVEFPDIKSLIESITSVKRLEICLEVLYEEGIVFSQLEHLKLCRCKDCTSNLLVRLLKDSPNLRVLDLYEMIDHYYCGIIPWNPPSTVPACMLSSLQIFNWSAYSGVPGERDLAIYMLKNASHLKTATILSDECDIPELEMLKELAFSSRASTTCEFMFD; encoded by the exons ATGGACAAGATTAGTAGGTTTCCTGATGAACTGCTAGTGAAGGTGTTGACATTTCTTCCAACAAAAGAAGCTGTGTCCACTAGCATTTTATCGAAACGATGGGAGCATCTCTGGAAGTGGTTGCCAAAACTTGAGTATGATGATCAACATTACTCAGAGTCTGAACGAAAGAGGCTACGGTGTTTCATTGTCAGAAGTTTGCCTCTACATAAAGCCCATGTTATTGAAAGCTTGCGTCTCAAGTTAAGCAATTATTTTAAACCTCAAGTTATCAAATGGATCGTTGCAACTGCGGTTTCTAGGAACGTACGTGAGCTGGATATCTCTTATTCTTCTTATCCGGAGAAGTTAAACACATTGCCGAGTAACTTGTATACCAGCAAGTCACTTGTGGTTTTGAAACTCAGTGATTGGATTCTCTTGGCTGTTCCTCCTATGGTTTGTCTTCCATCTCTGAAGACTTTGCAACTTCAACAAGTGGCTTACTTCAATGAAGAATCTCTTCAACGACTTTTATCTAATTGCCCTGCTCTTGAAGAACTAAAAGTGGACATATGGAAGGATGACAATACAAGGAAGTTCACTATCGTTGTCCCATCGTTGCAGCGTTTATCACTCTTTATACCCTTTGATTATGGTATTGATGGGCTTGTGATAAAAACACCTTCTCTAAAGTATTTCAAACTTCGGATTCATAGTAGTATTAGTCACTACTGCTTGGTTGAGCATATGCCTAACTTGATCGAGGCATATATAGATGTTGAGTTCCCTGATATCAAGAGTCTTATTGAATCAATCACATCTGTCAAGCGTCTTGAAATATGCTTAGAG GTTCTGTATGAAGAAGGAATTGTATTCAGCCAGCTTGAGCATTTGAAGCTATGTCGATGCAAAGACTGTACATCGAATCTACTTGTCAGGCTTCTCAAAGATTCTCCTAACTTGCGAGTACTAGACCTTTATGAAATGATC GATCATTACTATTGTGGCATTATTCCGTGGAATCCACCAAGTACTGTTCCTGCATGCATGTTGTCGAGTCTACAAATTTTTAACTGGTCGGCATACTCAGGAGTACCAGGAGAGAGAGATCTCGCGATTTACATGTTGAAAAATGCTAGTCACCTAAAGACTGCAACAATCTTGTCTGATGAATGTGATATTCCGGAACTTGAGATGTTAAAGGAGTTGGCATTTTCTTCCAGAGCTTCAACTACATGCGAATTCATGTTTGATTGA